In Solanum lycopersicum chromosome 5, SLM_r2.1, the following are encoded in one genomic region:
- the LOC101268103 gene encoding VIN3-like protein 1 has product MSEQFPKLSKKQLKTQEQKRVSSSPKDHSSRKQLRKGENPLRILSAAEQYADVKCSNSWICKNSACRATISIDDTFCKRCSCCICHLFDDNKDPSLWLECTSESGQGDSCGLTCHVECALQRGKVGVVDLGQLMQLDGSYCCASCGKVSGILGFWKKQLCVAKDARRVDVLCYRIYLSFRLLDGTSRFKELHEIIKEAKAKLEMEVGPVNGVSSKMARGIVSRLSIASDVQSLCSIAIEKGDEWLATKTSKLPNSSEGSLPAACKFLFEEVTPSSVVIVLIEVSAASSEDVKGYKLWYCTAREDTYTKEPVCVFPRTQRRILISNLQPCTEYSFRIVSYTEASDVGHSEAKCFTKSVEIIHRKPNLVAGLKIQVNQDTGGSSGSKEGFYTGKDIEFDSGFKVRDLGKILRLAWAQQQGCLEGFTGPASTKCCESCTVKPEPVQEERKPSTSRQLDLNVASVPDLNEELTPSSRDEDNCCTLELTVEADDDATSHDNERNGLARSHGSGDSQNWNQGKNGDVSAGDSQMEGCRKRGASNNGETHDSDSTLINGSPIRIRTGGLDENFEYCVKIIRWLECQGLIEKEFRLKLLTWFSLRSTEQERRVVNTFIQTLIDDPSSLAGQLVDTFSEIVSSKRPRNGFCCKLWH; this is encoded by the exons ATGTCTGAGCAATTCCCAAAGTTGAGTAAAAAGCAATTAAAGACTCAAGAACAAAAAAGAGTATCTTCAAGTCCCAAGGATCATTCTTCTAGAAAGCAGCTCAGAAAAGGGGAAAACCCTCTCCGAATTCTATCAGCTGCGGAGCAGTATGCTGATGTGAAATGTTCAAATTCATGGATTTGTAAAAATTCTGCATGCAGGGCAACTATTTCTATAGATGACACTTTTTGCAAGAGGTGCTCTTGTTGCATTTGTCACTTATTTGATGACAACAAGGATCCTAGTCTTTGGTTGGAGTGCACATCTGAATCTGGTCAGGGGGACTCCTGTGGCCTGACTTGTCACGTTGAGTGTGCACTCCAACGTGGGAAGGTGGGAGTTGTTGATCTAGGACAACTGATGCAGCTAGATGGGAGCTATTGTTGTGCTTCTTGTGGTAAAGTTTCTGGAATTCTTGG GTTTTGGAAGAAACAGCTTTGTGTAGCTAAGGATGCTCGCCGTGTTGATGTCCTCTGCTACAGAATATACCTGAGTTTCAGGCTCCTGGATGGGACATCCAGATTTAAAGAACTTCATGAAATTATTAAAGAAGCCAAGGCAAAATTGGAGATGGAAGTTGGCCCAGTGAATGGAGTATCATCCAAGATGGCTCGAGGAATTGTTAGCAGACTTTCTATTGCCAGCGATGTTCAGTCATTGTGCTCGATTGCCATTGAGAAGGGTGATGAATGGCTGGCAACAAAGACTAGCAAACTTCCTAATTCCTCAG AGGGTTCACTTCCTGCAGCTTGCAAATTCCTCTTCGAGGAGGTGACACCATCTTCTGTTGTGATTGTATTGATAGAAGTATCTGCTGCATCCTCTGAAGATGTCAAGGGCTACAAGCTCTGGTACTGCACGGCCAGAGAAGACACTTATACCAAAGAACCTGTCTGTGTCTTCCCAAGAACTCAGAGAAGGATTTTGATTTCGAATTTGCAGCCTTGCACAGAGTATTCTTTTCGGATAGTTTCTTATACAGAGGCCAGTGATGTGGGACACTCTGAGGCAAAGTGTTTCACAAAGAGTGTTGAGATAATTCATAGGAAGCCTAATTTAGTAGCAGGACTCAAAATTCAGGTCAATCAGGATACTGGAGGAAGCTCTGGCTCCAAGGAAGGCTTCTACACTGGAAAAGACATTGAATTCGATTCTGGCTTCAAGGTCCGGGACCTTGGCAAAATTCTAAGACTTGCATGGGCTCAACAGCAAGGCTGTTTAGAGGGATTTACTGGACCTGCATCTACAAAATGCTGCGAGTCTTGTACAGTTAAGCCTGAACCTGTTCAGGAAGAGAGGAAGCCATCTACTTCTCGCCAGCTTGACTTAAATGTTGCTTCAGTACCGGATTTAAATGAAGAGTTAACCCCTTCGTCCAGAGATGAAGATAACTGCTGCACTTTAGAGCTGACAGTTGAAGCAGATGATGATGCCACCTCTCATGACAATGAGAGGAACGGTCTTGCCAGATCACATGGTAGTGGAGATTCCCAAAACTGGAACCAGGGGAAGAATGGAGATGTGTCAGCTGGTGATTCTCAGATGGAAGGTTGTCGGAAGAGAGGAGCTAGCAATAATGGTGAGACACACGACTCTGACAGCACCCTAATCAATGGTTCACCTATCCGAATTCGTACAGGAGGGTTGGATGAGAACTTTGAATATTGTGTGAAGATCATCCGCTGGCTGGAATGTCAGGGTCTGATTGAGAAGGAATTCAGGTTAAAGTTGCTTACTTGGTTTAGCTTGCGATCAACAGAGCAAGAACGTAGGGTGGTAAATACCTTTATTCAAACGCTAATTGATGATCCAAGTAGCTTGGCAGGTCAATTGGTTGATACGTTTTCAGAAATAGTATCCAGCAAGAGGCCACGGAATGGTTTTTGTTGCAAGCTTTGGCATTAA